The Actinomycetes bacterium genome contains a region encoding:
- a CDS encoding GreA/GreB family elongation factor: MAKTVVRASRAAVPALTDDGRRLLEQRLQRLRKETLVDLGSLLADPQRDERLVSDFERVLGEADAIEALLAAAERLPEPDPRIVQQGSRVVIEVSDGTRERLRIVHPAEAFLDDERVSCESPVAVALLGARVGQTVVVQAPAGTYSARVVDLVDVAAVA; the protein is encoded by the coding sequence ATGGCCAAGACCGTCGTACGAGCCAGCCGCGCCGCCGTCCCCGCACTCACGGACGACGGACGCAGGCTGCTGGAGCAACGACTTCAGCGACTGCGGAAGGAGACCCTGGTCGACCTGGGCTCGCTGCTGGCCGACCCGCAGCGTGACGAGCGGCTGGTCAGCGACTTCGAGCGCGTGCTGGGCGAGGCGGACGCCATCGAGGCGCTGCTCGCCGCCGCTGAGCGGCTGCCCGAGCCCGACCCGCGCATCGTGCAGCAGGGGTCGCGGGTCGTGATCGAGGTTTCCGACGGCACCCGGGAGCGGCTGCGGATCGTCCACCCCGCCGAGGCGTTCCTCGACGACGAGCGGGTGTCCTGCGAGTCGCCGGTCGCGGTGGCGCTGCTCGGGGCACGCGTGGGCCAGACCGTGGTCGTGCAGGCGCCCGCGGGCACCTACTCGGCGCG